The genomic segment CGCCGGCCGACTCCGACTTCGACCAGATCACCCTCGCCAAGGGCGAGGACGTGACGGGGGAGCCGATCGCGCTCGCGGTACTCCCGGACCGTCGGGTGCTGCACACCGCCCGCGACGGCCGGGTCTTTCTGACCACGCCCGAGGGCACCACGACCGTGGCGGCGACGCTGGACGTCTACAACCACGACGAGGACGGCCTCCAGGGCATCGCGGTCGACCCGGACTTCGAGAACAACGGCTGGGTCTACCTCTACTACGCGCCGCCGCTGGACACCCCGGCCGGGGACGCGCCGGAGAACGGCACGCCGGAGGACTTCGCGCCGTTCGAGGGCCACAACCAGCTCTCCCGGTTCAGGCTGACCGACGAGGGCACGCTCGACCTCGACAGCGAGCAGCAGATCCTGCAGGTGCCCGCCGACCGCGGCACGTGCTGCCACGCCGGTGGTGAGATCGACTTCGACGCCGACGGCAACCTGCTGCTGTCCACGGGCGACGACACGAACCCGTTCGCCTCGGACGGGTACACGCCGATCGACGAGCGCTCCGACCGCAACCCCGCGTTCGACGCCCAGCGCAGCTCGGGCAACACCAACGACCTGCGCGGCAAGATCCTGCGGATCACGGTGCAGGAGGACGGCAGCTACACGATCCCCGAGGGCAACCTGTTCGAGCCGGGCACCGAGAAGACCCGCCCGGAGATCTACGCGATGGGTTTCCGCAACCCGTTCCGGTTCGCGGTCGACAAGGAGACCGGATGGATCTACCTCGGTGACTACGGTCCCGACGCGGGATCGGCGAACCCGGACCGCGGCCCGGCGGGCACCGTGGAGTTCAACCTCGTCAAGGAGCCCGGCAACTACGGCTGGCCGTACTGTGTGGGCGACAACGAGCCGTTCCACGACTACGACTTCGCCGAGGGCACCTCGGGCGGGGCGTTCGACTGCGACGCTCCGGTCAACGACAGCCCGAACAACACCGGGCTGACCGAGTTGCCGCCCGCGCAGCCCGCGTGGATCCCGTACGACGGCGGGTCGGTGCCCGAGTTCGGCACCGGTGGCGAGTCGCCCATGGGCGGCCCGGTGTACCACTTCGACGCCGAGCTCGACTCCAACACCAAGTTCCCCGAGTTCTACGACGGCAAGAACTTCGCTTACGAGTGGGACCGCGGCTGGATCAAGACGATCGAGGTCGGCGAGGACGGCGAACGCGGAGCCATCGAACCGTTCTTCGAGTCCATGCAGCTCACGCGGCCGATGAACATCGAGTTCGGTCCCGACGGGTCGCTGTACGTGCTGGACTACGGCAGCGGCTACTTCGGTGGCGCGGCCGACTCGGCCGTGTACCGCATCGACTACACGAAGGGCAACCGCACGCCGCAGGTGTCGCTGTCGGCCGACGTGACGTCCGGGCAGGCTCCGCTGGAGGTCGCGTTCGACCCGTCGGGCACCGAGGACGGGGACGGCGACGAGCTCACCTACGCCTGGGACTTCGACGGCGACGGTGAGACCGACTCGACCGAGGCCGGGCCGGTGACGCACACCTACGAGCAGGAGGGGCAGTACAGCGCCCGGCTCGCGGTCACCGACACCAGCGGGCTCACCGGGAGCGCCAGCGTCGTGGTGACGGTCGGCAACACCGCTCCGACCGTCACGATCGAGACGCCCGTGAACGGCGGGTTCTTCGGCTTCGGCGACAGCGTGCCGTTCCAGGTGACCGTCACGGACCCCGAGGACGGGGAGATCGACTGCTCGAAGGTCACCGTCGAGTACATCCTCGGCCACGACAACCACGGTCACCCGCTGTCGAGGGCCACCGGATGTGAAGGGGTCATCGAGACGCCCGCCGACGAGGGCCACGGACTCGACGCCGACATCTTCGGGGTCATCAACGCGAGCTACACCGACACCGGCGCCGGGGACGTGCCCGCGCTGGAGGGCTCGGACGAGGTCGTGTTGCAGCCCAAGATCAAGCAGGCCGAGTTCTTCACCGAGCACGAGGGCGTCGAGGTCGTGGACGCCGACGGCGCCAGCGGTGGCAAGCGGATCGGCTACATCGACGACGGCGACTGGATCAAGCTCGACCCGGCCGACCTGACCGGCGTCGAGGGCGTGACCTACCGGGTGTCCTCGGGCGGCGAGGGCGGCACCATCGAGGCGCGGATCGGCGCGGTCGACGGTCCGGTGGTCCACACCGTGGACGTGCCCAACACGGGCGGCTACGACGACTACACGGAGATCGGTCCCGTGGCTGTCACCGATCCGGGTGAGAAGGGGCCGCTGTACCTGGTCTTCCGCGGCGAGGGCAGCGGAGGATTGTTCGACGTGGACGTCCTGCACGTCGACGGCGGGGGAGTCGCCCAGCCCGGCACCCCGCCGGCGGACTGCGAACCGGCGCAGCCCGAGGAGGGCTACCGGATGCTGTTCGACGGCACCGCCTCCTCGCTCGACGGCTGGAACCAGGCCGGACCCGGTTCGTTCGAGCTGGAGGCCGACTGCACGATCAAGTCGGTCGGCGGCATGGGGCTGCTGTGGTTCGGCGAGGAGCTCGGCGCCTACAGCCTCAAGCTCGACTGGAAGATGGCCGGGGACGACAACTCCGGCGTGTTCGTCGGGTTCCCCGACCCCGGTGACGACCCGTGGGTGGCGGTGAACGAGGGCTACGAGATCCAGATCGACGCCACGGACGCCCCCGAGAAGACCACGGGGGCGATCTACGAGTTCCAGTCGGCGGATCTGGAGGCCCGGGACGCCGCGCTGAACCCGCCGGGGGAGTGGAACTCCTACGAGCTCGTGGTCCGCGACCAGACGATCCAGGTGTACCTCAACGGGACGCTGATCAACGATTTCGTCAACACCGACGAGAACCGTGACCTGACGAGCGGGTTCATCGGGTTGCAGAACCACGGCGACGGTGACGACGTCTGGTTCCGCAACGTGCAGGTGCGCGAGCTGGACACGACGGCACCGGCGACGGAGGCGTCGTTCGCCGAACCCGGCGCGAGCGGGTGGCACGCGAGCGAGGTGGGCGTCACGCTGACCGCCACCGACGACTCCTCCGGTGTCGAGCGCATCGAGTACAGCCTCGACGGCGGGGACTGGACCACCTACACCGAGCCGGTCGTGATCAGCGGCGACGGTGAGCACACGATGCTCTACCGTGCCGTCGACGCGGCGGGCAACGTCGAGACCGACAAGGCCGTCACCGTGAAGATCGACGGCACGAACCCGACGGTGCTCGTCGGCGGTGTGGCGGACGGCTTCGTCTACGGCGACGCCACCGACCTCACGATCACGTGGCAGGCCCGCGACGACACGTCCGGCATCGCCTCGGCCGCGGCCGAGCTCGACGGCGAGGCGGTGGAGGAGAGCACCACGGTGCCGTTGCACCGGCTGGACCTCGGCGAGCACACGCTGACCGTGGGGGCCACCGACGAGGCGGGCAACACGGCCGAGCACACCGTGACGTTCACGTCGACCACGTCGGTGGCCGACGCGAGGGCGCTGGTGTACCGGTTCGCCGCCGACGACCGGCTCAACCTCGTCCAGAAGGTGCTGCTGCTCGTGGATCTGGCGCGGGCGGAACGGGCTCTCGACCGGGACCGGCCGCAGCAGGCGGCACGGGCGCTCGACTCGTTCGTCGATCGGGCCGAGCGGGTCTCGGACGAGCGGGCGCGCGACACGCTCGTGCGCGACGGCCGCGCTCTTCTCGGCCATGTCGACGGCAGTGCCACGCTGCCCGTCGTGTCGTGAACCTCTCCCGGGCGGGCGTTCGCGGCGCGGCGAGCGCCCGCCCGGGAGCCTCCACGACGATGTCGTCGTAGCGACCAGCCGAAACGGCGTGAGAGGGTCGGGCAAGGCGCGGCGGTGAGTCCCGCCGCGAAGAGGACGAATGAACTGAGGTTGGTGCATCATGGCGCCCACAGGGTTGTGGTTGATCGGTGCCCGAGGTTCGGTCGCCACCACGGCGATCACGGGTCTGCTCGCGTTGCGGGCCGGAGTCGTTCCTCCCGTCGGCTGCGTCAGCGCGCAGCAGGAGTTCGCGTACGTCCCGTTGCCGGACTGGGACGAAATCCACGTCGGCGGACACGACATCACCGACACGAGCCTGGAGAAACGGGCCGAACTGCTCGCCGAGTCGGGAGTGATCCCGCACCGGGTGCTCGAAGCGGTACGCCCCGCTCTGTCCGAAGTGGATGACCAGGTGCGGCCGGGGTATCACCCGGCGACGCACACGGGCACCCAGGCGGACGCGGCCAGGGCACTCTCCGCCGACCTCAGCGCCTTCGCCGAACGCCACGGTCTCGCCCGGGTCGTGGTCGTCAACGTGTCGTCGACCGAGCCGGTCTTTCCGCCGTTGCCCGAGCACGACAACCTGGAGACGTTGGAAGCGGCCATGGCCGTCCCCGGTCGCACGGTGCTCCCGCCGAGTTCGGTGGCGGCCTACGCGGCACTGCGGGCCGACTGTCCCTTCGTCGACTTCACGCCGTCCACGGGCGTCCGCCTGCCCGCGCTGACGGCACTCGCCGACCGGAGGAAGGTGCCCTACGCCGGGTCGGACGGCAAGACGGGCGAGACGCTGGTCCGGACCACCCTCGCCCCGATGTTCACCACGCGCGGGCTCACGGTGCGGTCGTGGGCGGGCACGAACCTCCTCGGTGGCGGCGACGGCATGACGTTGGCCGACGCCGAGCACGCGGGCAGCAAGCTCGCCTCCAAGGGACGGGGGTTGGCGACGCTGCTCGGTCGGGAGGTCACGGCGCCGCTGCACATCGACAACGTGCCCGATCTGGGCGAGCAGAAGATCGCCTGGGACCACGTGTCGTTCGACGGCTTCCTCGGCGCGCGCATGAGCATGCAGTTCACCTGGACCGGCTACGACTCGTCGCTCGCCGCGCCGCTGGTGCTGGACCTCGCGCGGTTCACGGCGGCGGCGCACGCGGCGGGTCGGACGGGAGCTCTCGCAGAACTCGCCTTCTTCTTCAAGGACCCGATGGGAAGCGACGAACACCGCCTCGCGCAACAGTTCTCCGCGCTCGTCGACTGGGCGGGCACGCTGTGAGCGCCTACGTCGAACTCGTCCGCGCGCCCGCGGCGCTGACGGTCGTGGGCGACACCGTGGCCGGTGCCGCGGCGGCGGGGACCCGGCTGCGGGGCCGGCNNNNNNNNNNNNNNNNNNNNNNNNNNNNNNNNNNNNNNNNNNNNNNNNNNNNNNNNNNNNNNNNNNNNNNNNNNNNNNNNNNNNNNNNNNNNNNNNNNNNGCACCGCGGTCCGTCCGGACGCCGACCCGGACGGGCTCGTGCACGGCACCCTCGACGACCGCGCGCGCGGCCGGCTGCTCGCGGCACTGAGCTCGGCGATCGACGACACCGACACGCTCGTGAAGGAGGTCGAGGACCTCTACCGCTACGGCGACGGCGCCGAACGGCGTGGTCTGCTGCGCCATCTCCACGTGCTGCCCACCGACGACCCGCACGTCGTCGAGTCGGGTCTGCGCCTGGTCACCGACGCGTTGCGGGCCAACGACACCGGGCTCGTGGCCGCAGCGCTCGGCCCGTTCGCGGCGGCCCACCTCGACGACCACTCGTGGCGGCACGGCGTCCTGAAGTGCCTGTTCACCGGAGTTCCCACGGCCGCCGTCGCCGACCTCGACCGGCGCGGTGACGCCGAGCTGCTCCGCATGGTCTCCGACTACGCGGCCGAGAGGAGAGCCGCAGGCCGCTCCGTGCCCGCCGACGCCGAGGCGATCCTGGCCTCCGGCGCCACCCGTGACGAGGAGGTCGCCCGATGAAGATCTTCGACCCGCACATCCACATGACGTCGCGTACCACCGACGACTACGAGACCATGTACGCCGCCGGCGTGCGGGCGCTCGTCGAACCCGCGTTCTGGCTCGGCCAGCCCCGCACGAACGTCGGCTCCTTCACCGACTACTTCGACAGCCTCATCGGCTGGGAGCGGTTCCGGGCCACGCAGTTCGGCATTCGCCACCACTGCACGATCGCGCTGAACCCCAAGGAGGCCAACGACCCCCGCTGCGTCGAGGTGCTCGACGTGCTGCCGCGCTACCTCGCCAAGGACGGAGTGGTGGCCGTCGGCGAGGTCGGCTACGACTCGATGACCGAGGCCGAGGAGAAGGTGTTCACCCACCAGCTCGGCCTCGCGATCGAGCACGAGCTGCCGATCCTCGTCCACACTCCCCACCGCGACAAGCTGTCGGGGACGCAGCGCACACTCGACGTCGTGCGCGAGTCGGGCATCGACCCGGCCCACGTCGTGGTGGACCACCTCAACGAGGTCACGGTCGGCCTGGTGGCCGAGTCCGGCTGCTGGATGGGCTTCTCCGTCTACCCCGACACGAAGATGGACGAGCACCGCATGGTGTCGATCCTCAAGGAGTACGGCACCGACCGGATGCTGGTGAACTCCGCCGCCGACTGGGGCCGCTCCGACCCGCTGAAGACACTGCACACCGGAAAGGCGATGCTGGTGGCGGGTTTCTCGCAATCCGATGTGGACAAGGTGTTGTGGGACAACCCCGTCGCCTTCTACGGGCAGAGCGGCAAACTGATGCTCGACCCGGTACCCGGGTCCACGCCCACGGCGGAGACTTTCGAGGGCAACTCGGTGCTGCGCGGCGCGAGGAAGTGAGCCGTGCTGTCCTACTGCACCAACGTGCACCCGGCACAGGACCTCGACGGCATCGTGGCCCAGCTCGACACCTACGCGGCGCCGGTGCGGGAGCGGCTGGGGGTCGACCTGCTCGGCGTGGGGCTGTGGCTCGCGGCGGACGTGGCCTCGGCGCTGGCGGAGGACGCAGGCGCCCGGGCCCGGCTCGCCGGTGAACTCAAGGCCAGGGGGCTGGGTGTGCAGACCCTCAACGCCTTCCCCTACGGCGGGTTCCACGACACCGTGGTCAAACACGCGGTGTACGTTCCTCAATGGACCGACCCGCGCAGGCTGCGCTACACCCGCGACTGCCTGACGGTGCTGGCCGACCTGCTGCACGACGACGCCGACTACGGCAGCATCTCGACCCTGCCGCTGGCGTGGCGGGAACCGTGGAGCGGGGCCGACGACGACCGGGCGGTCGCCGCGTTCGAGGAGGCCACCGCACACGCGCGCACGCTGTCCGGCCGGCTGGGCAGGCCGTTGCGGCTCGCGGTGGAACCCGAACCCGGGTGCGTGCTCGACACGGTGGCCGACGCCGTGTCGTGGCTGGCGGGCCGGGTCGACCCCGAGTACGTGGGCGTGTGCCTGGACACGTGCCACCTGGCCGTGTCGTTCGCCGATCCCGCCGAGGAGGTGCGGCGCATCCACGCCGCCGGGCTGGACGTCGTGAAGGTGCAGGCCTCGGCCGCCCTGCACGTGGAGCACCCGAGCGACGCCGACGCCCGCACGGCGCTGGCGGAGTTCTGCGAACCCCGCTACCTGCACCAGGTGCGGGAGCTGTCGCCGACGGGCGAGGTGCTCTCGGCCGACGATCTCGACGAGGCGCTGACGCAGCTACCGGGCGAGGGACCGTGGCGCGTGCACTTCCACGTGCCGTTGCATGCCCGGCCGCGGTCGCCGTTGACGTCGACGACGGACGTCCTCACCGACGCCGTGGCGGCACTCGCCGCGAGCGGTCGCCCGCTCCCGCACGTCGAGGTCGAGACCTACACGTGGACGGTACTGCCCGACGCCGACCGGATCGATCTCGCCGCGGGGATCGCCGACGAACTGCGCTGGGCCCGGACGGAGGTAGCCGCATGAAAAAAGTGTTGATGCTCGACGTCGTGGGGATGACACCCGCGTTGTTGCGGCACATGCCGAACCTGTCGAAGGTCGCCGACCGCGGCTGGCGGGCCGAGCTGGGCACCGTGCTGCCCGCGGTCACGTGCAGCGTGCAGTCGACCCTGCTCACCGGGGCGATGCCCGCCGAGCACGGGATCGTCGGCAACGGCTGGTACTTCCGCGACCTCGGTGAGATCTACCTGTGGCGGCAGCACAACAAGCTCGTGCAGCGACCGAAGGTGTGGGAGACCGCGAGGGCCGCGCAGCCCGGCTACACCGCCGCCAACGTGTGCTGGTGGTACGCGATGGGCATGACCACCGACATCACGGTCACCCCGCGGCCGATCTACCACGCCGACGGCAGGAAGTCGCCCGACTGCTACGTCCGTCCTCCGCACCTGCACGACGCGTTGACGGCCGAGCTGGGCGCGTTCCCGCTGTTCCAGTACTGGGGTCCCACGGCGTCGATCACCTCGTCGAAGTGGATCGTGGAGGCCACGCGGCGCATCCTGCGCACCGACAATCCCGACCTGACCATGGCCTACGTGCCGCACCTGGACTACGACCTCCAGCGGTACGGACCCGACTCGCCGCAGGCGGCCACCGCCGCACGCGACGTCGACGCGGTGCTCGCGCCCCTGCTCGCCGACGCCGAGCGGGCCGGGACCACGGTCGTGGCGCTGTCGGAGTACGGCATCACGTCCGTGGACACGCCGGTGGACATCAACCGGGCGCTGCGCCGCGAAGGGCTCCTGGAGGTCTACACCCAGGACGGCATGGAGTACCTCGACCCGTGGACGTCGCGCGCGTTCGCGGTGGCCGACCACCAGGTCGCGCACGTCTACGTCGCCGACGAGGCCGACCTGCCGCGCGTCCGCAAGATCGTCGAGAGCCTGACCGGAGTCGACGAGGTGCTCGACCGCGAGGCCCAGGCCCGGTACGGGCTCGACCACGAGCGGGCCGGTGAGTTCGTCGCGGTGGCGGAGCCGCGCGCGTGGTTCACCTACTACTACTGGTTCGACGACGACCATGCTCCCGACTTCGCGCGCGGCGTGGAGATCCACCGCAAACCCGGCTACGACCCCGCCGAGTTGTTCCTCGACCCGACCGACCGCTTCGCCAAGGCCAGGGCGGGACTCAACCTGGTGCGCAAGAAGGTCGGGCTGCGCTACGCCATGAACGTGGTGCCCACCGACCCGAGGTGGGTCCGCGGCTCGCACGGCCGCCTGCCCGACTCGCCCGAGCACGGTCCGGTGCTGGTGTGCTCGGACCCGGTCGTGCCTGCCGCCGTGGAGTCCGGTGGGCGCCTGGCCGCCACCGACGTACGTCACCTGCTCCTGCAACTGCACGGAATCCGAGAGGAAGCTCACCGATGAGCCGACCGGTAACACTGTTCACGGGCCAGTGGGCCGACCTGCCGTTCGAGGAGGTCTGCCGACTCGCGTCGAGCTGGGGATACGACGGGCTGGAGATCGCCTGCTCGGGCGACCACTTCGAGGTCGACCGAGCGTTGTCCGAAGAGGACTACGTCGCGAACCGGCTGACGCTGCTCGACTCCTACGGACTCAAGGTGTGGGCGATCTCCAACCACCTCGTGGGCCAGGCCGTCTGCGACGACCCGATCGACGAGCGGCACCGCAACATCCTGCCCGCCCGCATCTGGGGCGACGGCGAGCCCGAGGGCGTGCGGCAGCGGGCCGCGGCCGAGATGGCCGACACGGCCAGGGCCGCCGCGAAGCTCGGCGTCGACACCGTCATCGGCTTCACCGGGTCGAAGATCTGGAAGTACGTGGCGATGTTCCCGCCCGTGTCCGC from the Saccharomonospora azurea NA-128 genome contains:
- a CDS encoding TatD family hydrolase, translated to MKIFDPHIHMTSRTTDDYETMYAAGVRALVEPAFWLGQPRTNVGSFTDYFDSLIGWERFRATQFGIRHHCTIALNPKEANDPRCVEVLDVLPRYLAKDGVVAVGEVGYDSMTEAEEKVFTHQLGLAIEHELPILVHTPHRDKLSGTQRTLDVVRESGIDPAHVVVDHLNEVTVGLVAESGCWMGFSVYPDTKMDEHRMVSILKEYGTDRMLVNSAADWGRSDPLKTLHTGKAMLVAGFSQSDVDKVLWDNPVAFYGQSGKLMLDPVPGSTPTAETFEGNSVLRGARK
- a CDS encoding alkaline phosphatase family protein yields the protein MKKVLMLDVVGMTPALLRHMPNLSKVADRGWRAELGTVLPAVTCSVQSTLLTGAMPAEHGIVGNGWYFRDLGEIYLWRQHNKLVQRPKVWETARAAQPGYTAANVCWWYAMGMTTDITVTPRPIYHADGRKSPDCYVRPPHLHDALTAELGAFPLFQYWGPTASITSSKWIVEATRRILRTDNPDLTMAYVPHLDYDLQRYGPDSPQAATAARDVDAVLAPLLADAERAGTTVVALSEYGITSVDTPVDINRALRREGLLEVYTQDGMEYLDPWTSRAFAVADHQVAHVYVADEADLPRVRKIVESLTGVDEVLDREAQARYGLDHERAGEFVAVAEPRAWFTYYYWFDDDHAPDFARGVEIHRKPGYDPAELFLDPTDRFAKARAGLNLVRKKVGLRYAMNVVPTDPRWVRGSHGRLPDSPEHGPVLVCSDPVVPAAVESGGRLAATDVRHLLLQLHGIREEAHR
- a CDS encoding EboA domain-containing protein — encoded protein: TAVRPDADPDGLVHGTLDDRARGRLLAALSSAIDDTDTLVKEVEDLYRYGDGAERRGLLRHLHVLPTDDPHVVESGLRLVTDALRANDTGLVAAALGPFAAAHLDDHSWRHGVLKCLFTGVPTAAVADLDRRGDAELLRMVSDYAAERRAAGRSVPADAEAILASGATRDEEVAR
- a CDS encoding ThuA domain-containing protein, coding for MQRSSSTSGTRPSRIGWKAGVAALALTTGLGAGGFVAAADQKTQHEEGSVLVFSKTAGFRHDSIPAGIEAIERLGAEHHFSVEATEDAAAFTDDNLAGYDAVVWLSTTGDVLNDEQQAAFERYVEGGGGYVGVHAASDTEYDWPWYGDLVGAWFDSHPHIQEATVEVEDTDHPSTADLPEQWVRTDEWYNYRENPRQDVRVLASLDESSYDAGSGAMGDHPIAWCHENSGGRAWYTGGGHTVESFEEPEFLAHLAGGISYAAGLADADCSTSGDPGGDAPADSDFDQITLAKGEDVTGEPIALAVLPDRRVLHTARDGRVFLTTPEGTTTVAATLDVYNHDEDGLQGIAVDPDFENNGWVYLYYAPPLDTPAGDAPENGTPEDFAPFEGHNQLSRFRLTDEGTLDLDSEQQILQVPADRGTCCHAGGEIDFDADGNLLLSTGDDTNPFASDGYTPIDERSDRNPAFDAQRSSGNTNDLRGKILRITVQEDGSYTIPEGNLFEPGTEKTRPEIYAMGFRNPFRFAVDKETGWIYLGDYGPDAGSANPDRGPAGTVEFNLVKEPGNYGWPYCVGDNEPFHDYDFAEGTSGGAFDCDAPVNDSPNNTGLTELPPAQPAWIPYDGGSVPEFGTGGESPMGGPVYHFDAELDSNTKFPEFYDGKNFAYEWDRGWIKTIEVGEDGERGAIEPFFESMQLTRPMNIEFGPDGSLYVLDYGSGYFGGAADSAVYRIDYTKGNRTPQVSLSADVTSGQAPLEVAFDPSGTEDGDGDELTYAWDFDGDGETDSTEAGPVTHTYEQEGQYSARLAVTDTSGLTGSASVVVTVGNTAPTVTIETPVNGGFFGFGDSVPFQVTVTDPEDGEIDCSKVTVEYILGHDNHGHPLSRATGCEGVIETPADEGHGLDADIFGVINASYTDTGAGDVPALEGSDEVVLQPKIKQAEFFTEHEGVEVVDADGASGGKRIGYIDDGDWIKLDPADLTGVEGVTYRVSSGGEGGTIEARIGAVDGPVVHTVDVPNTGGYDDYTEIGPVAVTDPGEKGPLYLVFRGEGSGGLFDVDVLHVDGGGVAQPGTPPADCEPAQPEEGYRMLFDGTASSLDGWNQAGPGSFELEADCTIKSVGGMGLLWFGEELGAYSLKLDWKMAGDDNSGVFVGFPDPGDDPWVAVNEGYEIQIDATDAPEKTTGAIYEFQSADLEARDAALNPPGEWNSYELVVRDQTIQVYLNGTLINDFVNTDENRDLTSGFIGLQNHGDGDDVWFRNVQVRELDTTAPATEASFAEPGASGWHASEVGVTLTATDDSSGVERIEYSLDGGDWTTYTEPVVISGDGEHTMLYRAVDAAGNVETDKAVTVKIDGTNPTVLVGGVADGFVYGDATDLTITWQARDDTSGIASAAAELDGEAVEESTTVPLHRLDLGEHTLTVGATDEAGNTAEHTVTFTSTTSVADARALVYRFAADDRLNLVQKVLLLVDLARAERALDRDRPQQAARALDSFVDRAERVSDERARDTLVRDGRALLGHVDGSATLPVVS
- the eboE gene encoding metabolite traffic protein EboE; protein product: MLSYCTNVHPAQDLDGIVAQLDTYAAPVRERLGVDLLGVGLWLAADVASALAEDAGARARLAGELKARGLGVQTLNAFPYGGFHDTVVKHAVYVPQWTDPRRLRYTRDCLTVLADLLHDDADYGSISTLPLAWREPWSGADDDRAVAAFEEATAHARTLSGRLGRPLRLAVEPEPGCVLDTVADAVSWLAGRVDPEYVGVCLDTCHLAVSFADPAEEVRRIHAAGLDVVKVQASAALHVEHPSDADARTALAEFCEPRYLHQVRELSPTGEVLSADDLDEALTQLPGEGPWRVHFHVPLHARPRSPLTSTTDVLTDAVAALAASGRPLPHVEVETYTWTVLPDADRIDLAAGIADELRWARTEVAA
- a CDS encoding inositol-3-phosphate synthase, with product MAPTGLWLIGARGSVATTAITGLLALRAGVVPPVGCVSAQQEFAYVPLPDWDEIHVGGHDITDTSLEKRAELLAESGVIPHRVLEAVRPALSEVDDQVRPGYHPATHTGTQADAARALSADLSAFAERHGLARVVVVNVSSTEPVFPPLPEHDNLETLEAAMAVPGRTVLPPSSVAAYAALRADCPFVDFTPSTGVRLPALTALADRRKVPYAGSDGKTGETLVRTTLAPMFTTRGLTVRSWAGTNLLGGGDGMTLADAEHAGSKLASKGRGLATLLGREVTAPLHIDNVPDLGEQKIAWDHVSFDGFLGARMSMQFTWTGYDSSLAAPLVLDLARFTAAAHAAGRTGALAELAFFFKDPMGSDEHRLAQQFSALVDWAGTL